The nucleotide window AACGATTTAAATGATGTACCTAATTTCATATCTAGCTCCTGTAACGACTCTGCAGCCGTTGAATGATGTAATTTGCTAACGAGGTCAATTATCAATCAAAACATCTTGTCCTTGTGTTCGCTTGGCAACAGATAAAAGTAATTGTTTGTAAAAATTAAATAGATTGTTAAAAAAACGCTATAAATCCAGCAGCTTAGAGGCGTTAAGTAACTGTAGCGGTTCTATTTCACGCCTTAACCCGTCGATATCCAGTATTTTTATGCCGCCACGATAGGGTTCAATTATTCCCTTGTCCGAGAAGGATTGTATTGTTGTATTCACTCTTGCTCTATTCATCGCTGCCAACTGGCCGATTTGCTGCTGGGTCACCTGTAAATCAACCTCATGTCGCTGCCCTGCTAATGTTCCAGCCTGTACTCGGTATAAATCCAACAAGCTGTAGGCAACTTTCTCAGGCAAACTGGCATAGGCATTGACCAGACATTTTTCTAATAAGGTATCGGCACGTTCAGACTTGATAAAAAATAATAATTTGAACAACTCATCACTTTGGCTAAGTAAGTAATTAAGATGCGAGAGTGGGATTTTGATGTATTCAACCTTTTGTAAAAATTGACCTTGCATACCAAACGAAAATTTAAAATTCATTAATGGCGCGTAACAAAACCAATCGCCTTTACCATACAATTTGCTGATCAAGTTGTCTTCATGCAACATCGGTGCGGTCATCATTACCGAGCCATTAAGCACGTAATAAAGGCCGTATTGTTGCTGGTGATGGATATTAAACTTGTTGCCACTGCTGTGAGACTTTTTTGTTGCACCATCTAGCAAGGACTCTTTAAACAGCTTACTTAGTTCGCACGGCCACTCTATTACGTCTTGTTGCAAGACTGACACCCCTTATCCCAATAATATTTACCCTTCTATAAAAAGGGTAATCCAGAAAAGAGAAAAAGCTAATAAAATCATTAGCTTTAATAGTTTTTCATGAATCTTTTGGCAATAGGGATTGAATGGTGAGAGGCTCATCTGAGGCAGTAAACCGCCCTACCGCTTCTACCGGAAAGCGAATAGACTGGCCTGGGAATACGTTTTCCAGGACTTTAGATTGTTCAACAACGACCGTGCCATTGATCAATACATAAGGTATGCCATTTGAGGGTAATCCATTTTTACCGGCGGCGTAGTCAGCGTTTTCTTGGACTGTGTCAGGATCGAATATAACAATATCGGCCACCATCCCCTCTTGCATGCGGCCTCGCTCTTGCATGGCTTTAAGGCCGGTATCACCCAAGTGCTTAGCGGTCCAATAACTGAGTTGTCCCAGTGTTTGCATCAAGTCGATACCCTGCTCTCTGGCCATACGTAAAACTTTGGCATGGGTGCCTGCGGTGCGAGGATGGCCTACATAATCATGAAAATCATCGTACCAATTCAGCGGTTGCCCATCTTTATCAAGTGTTGGCATACCGTCTCCAGCAATGACAAAGTGTTCTATCGCTAGCCAGTGTTTGATCCAGCGCTGTCGAGGTGGACTATAAGCAATAATTACTCTGCCCGGCTCTTTCTCAGCCAAATCAAGATATTCTTGTTTTGTCAGAAAGCGATCTAATTGCGAGTCAAAGATGGTTTCATCGTATTTAAACCCCATACTCTTTTCCCAGTTATCCGGGGCTATAACACTGGCTGCAATGGGTCCCGAGCCAGCCACCCATGGATACCAGGTAGCCCAAATATTGAAACCTTGTTGGCGCAATGCTTTTAATTTTTCTTCCACTTCCCACCAACCATAATCATTGTTGTGGTGGATTTGTAATGGTGCATTCAGCGCTACCGCATTGGCAATGATTTCGTCGGCGCCTATGGCGGTTTCAGTAGGCGTACTGGCGCTTGGATGAAACCTGTGGTGCACCGCAGTTAAACGTCCATAGTTAGCCGCCATGCGTTGTGCTTCGGACAACTCAAAGGTGGTAATTCCTTGTCTGGCATAACCGACAGTAGAACCAACACCTAACGCGCCAAGCCTTAACCCTTCATCCAATATTTGACTGATTTGATTGACCTGCTGATGACTACTGCGAGTAACAGACCAGCCTTCGATGCCATCTAATTTACTCTCGGCACGATAGCGCAGGAATTCTGGCATAGAGACATCTGGACCTTGTAATGGCATATTGTCATGAATACGCATTCGAGCAAATTCTTGGCCTACCGTTGTTCCATAGTTTGCTTGCGTTTTGCCTTGTCGAGCCGCATACCATTGTTCGATATTCAACGCACCCACCTCAAAATCCATTTGCGTGGTCACCCCATCTCGCAAATTCATCTTGATGCCCATCGCACTTAAACCGTGTTGTTCGGTATCGATAAAACCCGCAGTAACCACCAAGCCCTCGGCATCTATGGTTTTGTCGCCAGTAGGTGACTGCGTTGAAATGGCACTGATACGGCCATTTTTAATGCCAACATTGGCAATGCCATCAAAGCGAGTTTCAACATCAATTACTCGCCCACCGACAATAACCAGATCGAATTGGGTATGAACAGCGGCTTGTGTCAATTCACCGCTGTCTTGCGCGCAAGCGGTTAGCAAAGTAGATAACAATAATATTGAAATAAGCTTTTTCATGTATTTCCCCCTACGATTCGGTTTGACTTAAAATCTGGCAATTGAATATGGTTTGATATCTAGTTGCGGCGTTCGATTACAAATGACATCGGCAACCAGACGTCCACTGGCTGGTGACGTGGTCCAGCCCTGCGCCCCTTGACCGGTATTGATGTACAATCCGTCCACTTTGGTTTGCCCCAGTATCGCCATACCATCACAGCTCATTGGCCTTAATCCTGTCCAAGGATTTAAATTGGTTTTATCAATGGTGGCGATAAATTCTGGAAATACCGATTCAACCAAGCCAACAAGGTTGTTAATGCGTTCGTCACTGATGCTTTTATCAAATCCCGCAAACTCAGCGGTACCGGCAACGCGAAGTACGTCACCGAGCGGGTTTATGCCCGCATGCAGGTTCATATCGGCGATCAAATGTTGTGGACGATTTTGCCAACCAATCATATCAATTGAAAGTGAATAACCTTTGGCAGGTTTGACCGGTACATTAATGCCCATTGGCGCCAATATCGGTGAAGTTTTAGCGCCTGCAGCGACAACCACTTTATCTGCCTTGATAGTCAGTGGCTTGCCTTGTGTGGATATGGTTAACTCAAATAAATTTTGATGTTTTTCAATTGATGTCACTAGGCTGTTATAACAAAACTCGACTCCACGACGCGCCAGCACTTTGCTTAGTTGTTGACAGAATATATGCGAGTTTCCAGCTTCATCACCAGGAAACAGTAATGCACCTGATAGTTTGTCTTTGATGGCGGATAATGACGGCTCTATTTCTACCGTCTGGTGTTGGCTCAATGTTTGAAAGTCAGCATTGCCCATGTCCCGCAATACTTCAGACAACTGCAGGTGTTCATCTAGAGATTGTTGATCACGGAATATCTTTAACGTGCCTTGACCTGAATAATGGTAATTAATGTCTGCATCCTGACGAATCTCGTCAAATAACTGCACAGAATAATTGGCTAATTTACCCGTCTGCTTATTGGCATATAAAAAATCTTTGCTATTGGCATACTTTAAAAACTTTAAGCCCCAGCCGGTAAGCTCTGGCAATGCCTTTAAACGAAATAATAACGGCGAGTCTTTACGGCCTAAATACTTAAACATAACTTTGCCAATGCCCGGCGCATTCCAAGGATCTACCGCCGATGGCGTAACCCCACCACCATTTGCAAAACTGCATTCCATAGCAGCGGAGGCAGCGGAATCGATCACCGTTACCTCACAGCCATATTGATTTAAATAATAGGCAGTGGTGATACCTTGAACCCCTGCACCAATGACAATAACGTGCATGTTAACCCTTTGAATTGAATTAGTAATAACAAGCTATCCCATGCTTGCTAGAAAGGAATTATCTTGATGAGCAATAAACTTAAAAAGGCAGAAGCGAGCGCTTCTGCCTTTTTATATTAACCACCGAAACGATAAGTAGCTTGCAGGTTAACGGTCATAGGTGCCTTAAAGGTAGCGACATTTTGCCCTAGGAAGGATTGATAACTGCCTAAGGTAATTTCGTCACCAAGGTTTTTGCCTATAACAGATAAATCCCAAATATCATCAGACGATTTCA belongs to Thalassotalea sp. HSM 43 and includes:
- a CDS encoding amidohydrolase family protein; its protein translation is MKKLISILLLSTLLTACAQDSGELTQAAVHTQFDLVIVGGRVIDVETRFDGIANVGIKNGRISAISTQSPTGDKTIDAEGLVVTAGFIDTEQHGLSAMGIKMNLRDGVTTQMDFEVGALNIEQWYAARQGKTQANYGTTVGQEFARMRIHDNMPLQGPDVSMPEFLRYRAESKLDGIEGWSVTRSSHQQVNQISQILDEGLRLGALGVGSTVGYARQGITTFELSEAQRMAANYGRLTAVHHRFHPSASTPTETAIGADEIIANAVALNAPLQIHHNNDYGWWEVEEKLKALRQQGFNIWATWYPWVAGSGPIAASVIAPDNWEKSMGFKYDETIFDSQLDRFLTKQEYLDLAEKEPGRVIIAYSPPRQRWIKHWLAIEHFVIAGDGMPTLDKDGQPLNWYDDFHDYVGHPRTAGTHAKVLRMAREQGIDLMQTLGQLSYWTAKHLGDTGLKAMQERGRMQEGMVADIVIFDPDTVQENADYAAGKNGLPSNGIPYVLINGTVVVEQSKVLENVFPGQSIRFPVEAVGRFTASDEPLTIQSLLPKDS
- a CDS encoding FAD-dependent oxidoreductase, translating into MHVIVIGAGVQGITTAYYLNQYGCEVTVIDSAASAAMECSFANGGGVTPSAVDPWNAPGIGKVMFKYLGRKDSPLLFRLKALPELTGWGLKFLKYANSKDFLYANKQTGKLANYSVQLFDEIRQDADINYHYSGQGTLKIFRDQQSLDEHLQLSEVLRDMGNADFQTLSQHQTVEIEPSLSAIKDKLSGALLFPGDEAGNSHIFCQQLSKVLARRGVEFCYNSLVTSIEKHQNLFELTISTQGKPLTIKADKVVVAAGAKTSPILAPMGINVPVKPAKGYSLSIDMIGWQNRPQHLIADMNLHAGINPLGDVLRVAGTAEFAGFDKSISDERINNLVGLVESVFPEFIATIDKTNLNPWTGLRPMSCDGMAILGQTKVDGLYINTGQGAQGWTTSPASGRLVADVICNRTPQLDIKPYSIARF
- a CDS encoding Crp/Fnr family transcriptional regulator translates to MQQDVIEWPCELSKLFKESLLDGATKKSHSSGNKFNIHHQQQYGLYYVLNGSVMMTAPMLHEDNLISKLYGKGDWFCYAPLMNFKFSFGMQGQFLQKVEYIKIPLSHLNYLLSQSDELFKLLFFIKSERADTLLEKCLVNAYASLPEKVAYSLLDLYRVQAGTLAGQRHEVDLQVTQQQIGQLAAMNRARVNTTIQSFSDKGIIEPYRGGIKILDIDGLRREIEPLQLLNASKLLDL